The following are encoded together in the Cicer arietinum cultivar CDC Frontier isolate Library 1 chromosome 2, Cicar.CDCFrontier_v2.0, whole genome shotgun sequence genome:
- the LOC101488572 gene encoding glycerol-3-phosphate dehydrogenase [NAD(+)]-like has translation MAPALEAQGGETLSQNSFLNSVGDVTNRSKVTVIGSGNWGSVASKLIASNTLRLSNFHDEVRMWVYEETLPSGEKLTDVINQTNENVKYLPGIKLGKNVVADPDLENAVRDANMLVFVTPHQFMEGICKRIAGKIRADAEAISLVKGMEVKMEGPCMISTLISHELGINCSVLMGANIANEIAVEKFSEATVGYRQNREAAERWVHLFYTPYFIVTAVQDVEGVELCGTLKNVVAIAAGFVDGLEMGNNTKAAIMRLGLREMKAFSKLLFPSVKDSTFFESCGVADLITTCLGGRNRKVAEAYAKNGGKRSFDELEVEMLQGQKLQGVSTAREVYEVLSHRGWLELFPLFSTVHEISSGLLPPSAIVEYSEKSPRSF, from the exons ATGGCTCCAGCACTTGAAGCTCAAGGAGGAGAAACTTTATCTCAGAACAGTTTTTTGAACAGTGTTGGTGATGTTACAAACAGATCCAAAGTCACTGTTATTGGTAGTGGAAATTGGGGTAGTGTTGCATCTAAACTTATTGCCTCTAACACTCTAAGGCTCAGCAATTTCCATG ATGAAGTTAGGATGTGGGTATATGAGGAGACATTACCAAGTGGAGAGAAGCTCACAGATGTCATCAATCAAACCAAT GAAAATGTAAAATATCTACCTGGAATTAAGCTTGGCAAAAATGTTGTTGCAGATCCAGATCTTGAAAATGCAG TGAGGGATGCAAATATGTTGGTGTTTGTGACTCCACACCAATTTATGGAAGGAATATGCAAAAGGATAGCAGGGAAAATAAGGGCAGATGCTGAGGCTATTTCCCTTGTTAAAGGAATGGAAGTCAAAATGGAAGGACCTTGCATGATCTCTACTCTCATTTCTCATGAATTAGGAATCAATTGTTCAGTTTTGATGGGAGCCAACATAGCAAATGAG ATAGCTGTAGAGAAGTTTAGTGAAGCAACTGTTGGATACAGACAGAACAGAGAAGCTGCAGAGAGATGGGTTCATTTGTTTTATACTCCTTATTTCATTGTGACAGCT GTTCAAGATGTTGAAGGAGTTGAATTATGTGGAACACTAAAAAATGTTGTGGCCATAGCAGCAG GTTTTGTTGATGGCCTGGAGATGGGAAATAATACAAAA GCTGCTATCATGAGACTTGGTCTTAGAGAAATGAAGGCATTTTCAAAGTTGTTGTTTCCATCTGTTAAGGATAGTACCTTTTTTGAGAGCTGTGGTGTAGCTGACCTTATCACAACATGCT TGGGAGGAAGGAACAGGAAAGTTGCTGAGGCTTATGCAAAGAATGGAGGGAAGAG ATCTTTTGATGAGCTTGAAGTTGAGATGCTACAAGGCCAGAAGTTGCAG GGTGTCTCAACTGCAAGGGAAGTATATGAAGTTCTAAGCCATCGTGGCTGGCTAGAGTTATTCCCTCTCTTCTCAACAGTTCATGAAATAAGCAGTGGTCTCCTTCCACCATCAGCCATTGTTGAATATAGTGAGAAGTCACCAAGGTCCTTCTAA